GTTCGCCAAGGTACTCACGGTCAGCGGCATAGGCACGGCGCTGTCGCGGGAACTGGCCGACACCGGCCTGCCGCTCATCCTGCTGGCCTTCGTGATCTCGCTGGCCCTGCGCGCCGCGCAGGGCTCGGCCACCGTGGCCATCCTCACCACCTGCGGCCTGCTGGCCGAAAGCATCCAGTCGGGCGGCTACAGCGCCTTGCAGGTGGCCGTGCTCACCGTGGCCATAGGCTTCGGCGGCCTGGGCCTGTCGCACGTCAACGATTCCGGCTTCTGGATCGTGACCCGTTACCTGGGCCTGAGCGTGGCCGATGGCCTGCGCACCTGGACGGTGCTGACCACCGTGCTGGGCGTGGCGGGTTTCGCCATGACATGGCTGCTGTGGAGCCTCATCGCCTAAGCGCCGCAGTCCCTGATCCTCTCCCGCGCCGGCACGTCCGGCGTTTTCCGTCTTTCACTTCTATTGGGAACACCGTCATCATGAGCAACAAGAACGTCGGCGTCATCGGCCTAGGCGCAATGGGCCTGGGCATCGCCAAAACCCTGCGCAGCAACGGCTTTGCCGTGCATGTCTGTGACGTGCGCCCCGGCGCCGCCGAGGAATTCGCCAAGGACGGCGGGGTGGCCTGCACCTCACCTGCCGAAGTGGCTGCCGGGGTTTCCGTCGTGGTGTCTGTGGTGGTCAACGCGGCCCAGACCGAGGCCGTACTGTTCGGCGAGCAAGGCGCCGCGGTCGCCATGCAGCCAGGCAGCACCTTTGTGATGTGCTCCACGGTGGACCCCAACCGGTCCATCGCCCTGGAAGCACGCCTGGCCGACCTGGGCGTGCTCTACGTGGACGGCCCGATCTCGGGCGGCGCAGCCAAGGCTGCTAGCGGCCAGATGACCATGATGACCTCGGCCACGCCCGCCGCCTATGCGGCCGCAGGCCACGTGCTCGACGCCATGGCAGGCAAGGTCTACCGCCTGGGCAACAAGGCCGGCGCCGGCAGCAAGGTCAAGATCATCAACCAACTGCTGGCGGGCGTGCACATCGCCGCCGCCGCAGAAGCCATGGCCCTGGGCCTGCGTGAAGGCGTGGATGCGGCCGCCATCTACGACGTCATCACCCACAGCGCGGGCAACAGTTGGATGTTCGAGAACCGCATGGCCCATGTGCTGGCTGGCGACTACACGCCGCTGTCGGCCGTGGACATCTTCGTCAAGGACCTGGGCCTGGTGCTGGACACCGCGAGGGCCTCCAAGTTCCCGCTGCCGCTGGCTGCCACGGCGCACCAGATGTTCATGCAGGCCTCGACGGCCGGCTACGCCAAGGAAGACGACAGCGCCGTGATTAAGATCTTCCCCGGCATCAACCTGCCGCGCGCAGCCAACGAGGACCAGGCATGAAGACCACCGACCTCAAACTCGGCTGCATTGCCGACGATTTCACCGGCGCCACCGACCTGGCCAACAACTTGGTTCGCGCAGGCATGCGCGTGGTGCAGACCATAGGCGTGCCCAAGGGCCCGCTGGACACGGACGTCGATGCCGTCGTGGTGGCACTCAAGTCGCGCACCATTGCCGCCGGCGAGGCCGTGGAGCAGTCGCTGGCCGCGCTGCGCTGGCTGCGCGCCCAGGGAGCACAGCAGATTTACTTCAAATACTGCTCCACCTTTGACAGCACGCAGGCCGGCAACATCGGCCCCGTGACGGATGCACTGATGGATGCGCTCGCGGATGTGCAAGGCTCGGACTTCACCATCGCCACTCCGGCCTTCCCCGACAACAAGCGCACCGTGTTCAAAGGCTACCTGTTCGCGGGCGATGTGCTGCTCAATGAGAGCGGCATGCAGAACCACCCGCTCACGCCCATGACCGATCCCAACCTGGTGCGCGTGCTGCAGGCGCAGACGCGCCGCAAGGTGGGCCTGATCGACCACGCCGTGGTGGCCCGTGGCCAGGCCGCGATCCGCGAGCGCATCGCCCAGCTCAAGGCCGAAGGCGTGGGCATGGCCGTAGTGGACGCCGTTTCCAACGACGACCTGCTGCGCCTGGGTCCGGCACTGGCCGATATGCCGCTGGTCACGGCCGGCTCGGGCGTGGCCATCGGCCTGCCCGCCAACTTCGGGCTCGCGCCTACCAGCCATGCCGCGGCCCTGCCCTCACCCGGCGGTCTGCAGGCCGTGGTCTCGGGCAGCTGCTCGGTGGCCACCAATGCCCAGGTCGCACACTTCATCGCCAGGGGCCACCCGGCCCTTGCGCTGGACCCGCTGCAGATCGCCGCTGATGCGCAAGGGGGGCGGTCGGTTGCCGAGCAGGCCCTGGCCTGGGCGCGCGAACACATCGCCGGCGGCCCGGTGCTGGTCTATTCCACGGCCGAGCCCGCCGCCGTCAAGGCCATCCAGGAGCGGCTCGGAGTGGAACATGCTGGCGCCCTGGTCGAGCAGACCATCGCCGCCGTGGCGCGCGGCCTGGTCGAGATAGGCGTGCGCCAGCTCATCGTGGCCGGCGGCGAGACCTCGGGCGCCTGCGTGCAGGCTATGGACATCGCACAACTGCGCATTGGAGGCCAGATCGATCCCGGCGTTCCCTGGTGCCATGCCCTCTCGCCGGTTGCGCCGCAGGGTTTGCACTTCACGCTCAAGTCAGGCAACTTCGGTACCGAGGACTTCTTCACCAAAGCCTTTACGATGCTGAACGCATGAGCACGACCACGGACTTCATGAACGAGGATCAGGCCCGCGACGAAATCGTTCGAGTGGGCCGCTCGCTGTTCGAGCGCGGCTACGTACACGCCACGGCCGGCAACATCAGCGTGCGGCTGGCCGACGGCTTTCTAATCACGCCCACTGACGCCTGCCTGGGCGCCCTTGCGCCAGAGCGCCTGGCCCGGTTGGACCAGGACGGCCGCCAGACTGGCGGCGACCGGGCCAGCAAGACCATTGCGCTGCACCGGCGTATCTACCAGGCCAGCAGCAGCACGGCCGCGCCCGCGCGCTGCGTGATCCACACGCACAGCACCCACCTCGTGGCCTGTTCGCTGCGCGCAGGGCCGGATCAGGCCGAGCTGCTGCCGCCCATTACGCCCTACTTCGTCATGAAGGTTGGCCATGTGCCTCACATCAGCTACCACCGCCCCGGCGCGGCTGAGGCCGCCGAGGACGTAGCACGCGCCATTGCGCAGTATGCGCAGGCTGGCCATCCCATACGCGCCGTGATGCTAGCGCGCCTGGGACCCAATGTTTGGCACGACACGCCAGCCGCCGCCATGGCCCTGCTCGAGGAGCTGGAGGAAACCGCCCGCCTTTGCATGCTGGTGCCAGCCGCTTCTGTGAAGCCCCTCGATATGGCGCAGATCGACGAACTGCGCCATACCTTCAACGCTTTCTGGTAACCCACCTTCCCAACGCCTATGCCACGCTTTGCCGCCAACCTGTCCATGCTCTACAACGATGTGGACTTCCTCGACCGCTTTGCTGCCGCTGCCCGTGACGGCTTTCAGGCCGTTGAGTACCTGTTCCCATATGCCTACACACCCACGCAGCTGGCCGCACTACTTAAGCAGCACGAATTGCAGCAGGTGCTGTTCAACGCGCCTCCCGGCAACTGGGACGAGGGCGAGCGCGGTATAGCCTGTCTGCCGGGACGCGAGGCCGAATTCCGCAAAGGCATCGACAAGGCTGTCGAATATGCGCGCGTCCTGGGCTGCCCGCGCATCCACGTGATGGCAGGTCGCGTGCCTTTGCGGGCCGACCCCGCGCATGTGCACTCAACCTATGTGGCCAATGTTCGCCACGCCGCTCGCCAGGCAGCGCCCCACGGCATTCAGATCCTGCTTGAGCCCATCAACGGCCGCGACATGCCCGGCTTCTTCCTGAGTCGCCAGGACCAGGCCCACTCGCTGGTGGCCGAGATTAACGAGCCCAATGTCAAGGTGCAGATGGACCTGTACCACTGCCAGATCGTCGAAGGCGACCTGGCGATGAAGATCCGCGAGTATCTTCCAACAGGCAATGTCGGCCACTTCCAGATCGCCGGCGTCCCCGAGCGCCACGAGCCCGATGTGGGTGAGGTCAACCACACTTACCTGTTCCAGTTGCTCGACAGCATGGGCTGGGAAGGCTGGATTGGTTGCGAATACAAGCCTGCACGCGGAGCCGCTGCGCACGCCACCAGCGACGGGCTGGGTTGGTTGAAAACCTGGCTTTGAGCTCTATGCAGGCACCCCAAATTCCTCAAGGGCAGAGCTGGAAGGTTCGCGATTTTGAGTTCGAGTGTGGCCAGACTATGCCCGAGCTGCGCCTTCACTACGCCACGCTGGGCAACCCTGATGGCGAGCCGGTGCTTCTGCTTCACGGTACCCTGCAGTCGGGCGCGGCCTTCTTCGGTCCGCAATTCGGCGGCGAGCTGTTTGGCCCCGGTCAGCCCCTCGATACCAGCCGCTACTTCCTGATTGCGCCCGACGCCATCGGCACCGGCCGCTCCTGCAAGCCATCCGACGGCCTGCGCACGCGCTTTCCACGCTACACCTATGGTGACATGGTGCGCGCCCAGCACCGGCTGGTGACCGAGCACCTGGGCATTTGCCACCTGCGCTTAGTGCTTGGCAACTCCATGGGCGGGATGCACACATGGATGTGGGCCCAGCAGCACCCCGGCATGCTGGACATCGCTGTGCCAATGGCCTCGCTGCCCACGCCCATGTCGGGCCGCAACTGGATGCTGCGCCGCATGCTGTGTGAATCGATACGCCAGGACCCTGCGTGGAAGGGCGGGGACTACGCCGAGCAACCACCCAGCCTGCGCTTGGCAAGCACCTTCTTCGCGCTTGCCACAAATGGCGGTGACCTGGCGCTGCACGATCAGGCACCCACGCGCGCGCAAGCCGACGCCATCGTCTATGCGCGCCTGAACACACCGCTGCCGGCTGATGCCAACGATACGCTCTACCAATGGGAAGCCTCGGCCGACTATGACGCTTCAAGGCAGCTCGAATCGATACGCGCAACGCTGCTAGCCATCAACGCGGACGACGACGAACGCTACCCGCCCGCGTTGGGCCTGCTGCAGCAGGCCATCGCCCGTGTGCCTCAGGGGCGGATGCTGCGTATCCCTGCCAGCGCCGACACAGCCGGCCATGGCACCACGGGGCAGGCTCGCTTCTGGAAGCATGAGCTTGCGCGGCTACTGGGTCAGCAGTAGCCAACGTAGATGTTCAGTCCCAGAGTGAGATGGTGCGGATGAAGGGCTTTGTTGCATAACGCCATTTGAGGTCGCGCTTTCCCCAGCCCCAGACCTAGTTATGCAACGGCCGCCGTCTGCAGCATGCACAGCTCGGTCAATCGATTGAGGATGGATGCACGAATATTGAGCTCGACGACTTGACGCTCAAGCGTCCTGGCCATCACTTTCTCTCCCAGGCGTTTGAAGCAATTCATCTTGGTTGGCACCAAGCTTTAGCGATGGTAGCCGCTGCAGCGCTTGCAGATACTGCCCCCCCACTCGCTTGCACGCCTCAACGGCCTCGTTGCGATGCGGAAAGGCCAACCCTTTACGCAGTCTTGCTCCTTTACGTGGCGAGATGACGGGGATGGCGCTGCGGCCGTGACATGCTTCATGCACATCCTGTGCGTCATATGCGCCGTCGCCCGTGAAGCTGGCCACCTCTTCAGGTGTTGGGTATTTGTCCAAGCAGCTCAGCCGCTACTGGCGAATCACCCACCTCGTTAGTGGTCACGACGATGGCTCCAATCTGCTGTGTCTGTGCGTCTATGCCCAGATGCACCTTGCGCCACTGGCGACGGCGCCATGCTTCTTGGCTTTCCATTCACCTTCCCCCAAGCACTTGATGCCCGTGGAGCCAGCGAGCAATTGCAGGCCGTTGCGGCTTGGACGGGAGTGCACCTGAACCTCCAACCCCTTCAGATGCTCAAATCACCTCGGGCCTTCAATGCTGCGCTGTACGACTTCCAGCCCAACCGCTGTCACGCTGCTTTCAGCGCCGGACGGCCTAGCGAGGAAGTAGAACTTCAAAGCGGCCTGTGCACCCTGCTCAGCAGGGCTGCAAAAACAAAAATGCCTCACAAGAAAACCTGTGAGGCATTTTATAAACTGGGGTGGCTGATGGGACTCGAACCCACGACAACAGGAATCACAATCCTGGACTCTACCAACTGAGCTACAGCCACCGTAGAAGTCTCTATTGTACTTCAGAATTTGAGTCGCCAATCAAAATTGAGAGCAACAAACACTGAACTAGCAACGATTCAAGGCAAAAACCTCTCATCAAGTAAAAACGCTCTGCGCTGCAGAGCGTTTTCAAAATTCTGGGGTGGCTGATGGGACTCGAACCCACGACAACAGGAATCACAATCCTGGACTCTACCAACTGAGCTACAGCCACCGTAGAAGCATCTATTGTAATGCATAAATCAGACCGCAAATAAACTCGCGCCTGATTTAAATGCCTTACTGAGGACGCGGCACCTTGATCTGGACCTTGAAGGTCTTCTTCAACTGTTCATAGTAGGCCATGACTTCAGCCATGGAGGACCACTGCGTGAACTGCGCCTTTTGCTGCTCCAGCACCTGAGCATCCTGCGCAGGACGCTGGGCAATGCGGTTGACCTTGATCACCGCGTAACCTGCATTGCCAAGATCGACACCCTCCCATGCAGGCAGGGCATTCGTGGGGGCGCGCAATGCCGCATCCAGCACTTCACGCGGCAGATCCCTGGCTTGATCGCGCCCCACCTCGACGGCCGCAGGCAACTGAGCTGCTTCAGGCTTGGCCTTCCATTCGGCCATCTTGGCCTTGCCTTCCTGCTTGGCCAGTTCTGCGGACTGATGCGCCACATATAGCTGCTTGAGCTTCTCACCCACTTCATCCATGGACTGAGTATGCGCAGGAGCATAGCTCAGCACACGGCCAGCCACCAGGTTGCTGGGAGCGAGCTCCACTGCGTCGGTATTGCGCTTGTTCTCCAGAGAATCTGCGGAGAACAGTGCCTCGAGGAAACGCTTGTTGGCCAGAGGACCTTGAGCGCCAGGGGCTGGCTCACGCGTCACGTTCTCGACCTTGTGGATGCTCAGCTTGAACTTTTCGGCCACAGGCTTGAGGCTTTCGGACTGCTCGTAAACGGCGTTGGAGAAGGCTTCGGCCGCCTCTGCAAACTTGCGCTGTGCCTGTTGCTGCTTGAGGTCTGCTTCCAGCTTGGGGCGCATTTCCTCGAACGAGGGGACCTTGGGCTGCTTGATGCCGGTCAGCTCGATGATGTGAAAGCCAAAGTCAGACTGGACCACATCGCTGATGTCGCCCTGCTTCATCTTGAAAACGGCTTCTTCAAATGGCTTGACCATGGCATCGCGACCGAAGTAGCCCAGATCACCGCCATTGGGAGCAGAGCCGGGGTCCTGCGAATTGGCCTTGGCCACCTGGGCAAAGCTCTTGGGATCCTTGCGCACCTGGGCCAGCAGTTGCTCTGCCTTGGCTTTGGCCTTTTCACGCTCTGCAGCGGGAAGATCCTTGGCCGCATTGATCAGGATGTGGCTGGCACGACGCTCCTCTGGGCCGGCAAGACGGGCCGCGTTTTCCTTGTAATAGGTGCGCAGATCATCTTCGCTCAGAACAATGCTCTTCTCTACCGTCGCCACATCCAGTTGCACATATTCCACTGTGGCAGCTTCGGGCTGCTTGAACTGGCTGGTGTGCGATTCATAGAAGGCCTTGAGCTCGGCTTCCGTGGGCTGTACCTTGCCGACAAAGGCGCTGGCATCAAACCGTGCAACCTGAATTTCGCGGCGCTGATACAGAGCATCCATGGCCTGCTGCAGCTGTGCAGCAGTCGTGAAGCTGGTCGAGGACACGGAACCCAGTACCTGATTGAGAGCCAGTTCACGACGCAGATTGGCTTCAAATCCTTCGGGAGTCATGCCCTGCGAGCCCACCAGAGCCTTGTAGGCTTCAGCATCCAGCGAGCCATCGGGCTTTTGCAAGGAGGCAATCGCAGGAATCTCACGCAAGGTACGCACCAGTTGCGCATCGGGCGTTGTCAGGTGCATCTTGGCTGCAGCAGCTGCCAGCACGCGATCACGCACCAGCTTCTCCAGCGTGGCATAACGCGCCTCTGGCGAGTCCAGCAGCTTGGCATCCATGGTCGGATTCTGCGCACGCAGGCGGTCGCTTTCAGTCCTGTGAGCGTTATCCCAGTCCTGCTGGGTGATGTCATGCCCATCCACGCGGGCCACAGTCTGGCTGGACTCGGTGAAGTAGTTCTGGTTGACTCCGACAAAAATGAAAGAGGGAATGATCAGCAAGAACAACAAGATCATCACGAACTTGGAATGCTTGCGGATGGATTCGAACATGGTCAATCTTTCTGCGGCAGCAAAAATAAAGGCGAACTTACGTTCGCCTCATTAACAATGGTGAAAGCCGTGCGACCCGCTTGCGCCACCGACCGGGCCTCTACAGGGCACTGATGCTCTACAGAACTGCCATCCAACCTCCACCAACAGGGTTAGGCTAATCCCGGCCATTCTAACTGCCAGCTTTTCCATTGCCGCTGTCCAGCCAGTGCATCTTGCATAGAAATACCCCGAACAACCTTCACCTCCAGTCGCAACAAACGCCAAAACACAAAGAAGGCTTACTACTGCCAAAGCCTTCTTTGCGCCTTGGTGGTGGGCACTGGATGCCCCGAACCGCCGACCTACCCTGCGAAAATTCTCATATCTCCATAGATATCAGCCCCTTGCAGCAGTCTCCAACTCTCCTGACCACCCACACTCGAAAATGACACACACGCACTCGACTGCCAAGACATGCACTGTTTGATGCCTGGTCCAGACAATGGAAACTGCTCGCAGAACGCCCTAATCCAACACTGCCCGGCGTCCTCCCTGGCCTGGTCGCAGGCATCTCAAAGACGACACCCTGAGCGCCTTGATGGATAGCATGACCTCGCCGTCACCGCTCAAGAGCGGTCATCCGGAGGCCGATGCAGGTGTGGGTCAACGACGGCTTTCCGGTGAGTGACGCTCAAGCACCAATGGAGCGTGCTGCAGTGGCTTGGCTCGAAGTGAGCCGCCACGGGTGCCCACGCACCCTCACCGAACCATTGTGCAAGCCGCTGGCAGATCCCTTCCATGGACTCTGTGCCCGGGCCATCTGCAGGGCAAGATGCGCTCAGGAATCAGCCTTTGCCCCGCTTGAACAAGCGCCTGGCTCAATTGCCCACAAACTCACCCTAGCCGCACTGCAACTCAAGGCTTCAGGGCCGGGCACAACGCTTGGTCCAGCACCCCCATAGCGGTCGCGGAAGCAGCCAGCAGGCGCGGGCGCGACACGCCGTCACGAGCCTGCACTGAGATACCGTGCAAGTGCGTGGCATAGAAGTCGCCCAAGGACTGCACATCCGCATCTTTTCGCAACTCGCCCTCGTCCATTGCGCGTTGCAGTCGGTCGATGATGGACTGGGTTCGCTGGCGACGGTGCACCGCCAGCCAGGCTGCCACTTCCTCATTCTCTTGCGCAAAATTGGTCGCTGCCATGACAACCATGCAGCCTTGTGGCCGGCTTGGTTCCGTGTAGGTGGTCGCTGCATCGCGCAGCATGCGTGATAGGGCGTCACGCACCAATGACTCTTCGGCCAGGGCCCGATCGGCAAAGCAGCCGGCCCCGGACTCATAGCGTTGTATGGCTTCGCGGAACAGCGCCTGCTTGCTGCCAAAGGCAGCATAGATGCGGGCCGAGGCGATGCCCATGGCCTGCACCAGGTCGGCCATGGATGTGCCCTCGTAACCGCGCTGCCAAAACGCCAGCATGGCGCACTCCAGCGCCTGGTCCCGATCAAATTCCCTGGGTCTTCCAGCCATCTTCCTTGTTCCTCTCAAAAGTCGGTGCGGCATCTTAGCGGCGTGTCATCCACGGCGCAGCACACCTATCTGTCGAAAACGACTGCGTTTGCGTGATACCATTCTTTGTCGATCAACAAACAATACCTCAAAGCAAGGAAAAACACATGCAGACAATCAAGGGGCCAAGCCTTCATCTTGCGCAGTTCGCCGATGACAAGGCACCGTTCAATTCGCTGGAGGACATTGCGCGCTGGGCCGCGGGCGTGGGCTTCAAGGCCTTGCAGATCCCGGCCTGGGACCAGCGCCTGTTCAACGTGGCCACCGCCGCGCAAAGCCAGGCCTACTGCGACGACGTCAACGGCATGCTTGCCTCGCACGGCCTGGTGGCCAGCGAGCTGACCACGCACATCTTCGGCCAGCTCGTCGCCGTGCATCCTGCCTACGACGCCATGTGCGACAGCTTCGCCCCCGAGGCCCTGCGCGGCAATCCCCAGGCGCGCACGGCCTGGGCGCTGGAGCAGCTCAAGTGCTCGGCCCGCGCCTCGCGCCGCATGGGCCTGACGGAGATGGGCACGTTCTCGGGCTCCTTCGCCTGGCCCTATCTGTTCCCGTTCCCGCAGCGCCCAGCGGGCCTCATCGAGACCGCCTTCGAGGAGTTGGCGCGCCGCTGGCGCCCCATCCTGGACGCCTGCGACGAGCAGGGCGTGAACCTGTGCTACGAGATCCACCCCAGCGAGGACCTGCACGACGGCACGAGCTTCGAGCGCTTCCATGAACTGGTCGGCCAGCATGAGCGCTGCAAGATACTGTTCGATCCCAGCCACTTCGTGCTGCAGCAGCTGGACTATCTCGACTACATCGACATCTACCGCGAGCACATCCGCATGTTTCATGTGAAGGACGCGGAATTCCTGCCCAGCGGGCGCCAGGGCATCTACGGCGGCTATTCCTCTTGGTTGGAGCGGGCGGGGCGCTTCCGCTCTTTGGGTGACGGACAGGTGGACTTCAAGGCCATCTTCTCCAAGTTCGCCCAGTACGACTACCAGGGCTGGGCCTCGCTGGAATGGGAGTGCTGCCTCAAGGACCAGGAGGACGGTGCACGCGAAGGCGTGGACTTCATCAACCGCCACATCATCCACGTGACCGACAAGATCTTCGACGACTTCGCCGGCGCCCCCGTGGACCAGCGCCAGATCAACACCATGCTCGGCATCGCCTGAGCCCCCGGCTTCCGAATCAGACCAGGAAACAGACCCATGAACGCTCTCCCCTCCACCCTTGCGCACGCCCAGGACGATTTCACCCACGACTACGTGCGCATCGACGGCCGCCGCGTCCACTGCATCACGGCCGGCCAGGGCTCGCCGGTGCTGCTGATCCCGGGCTGGCCCCAGACCTGGTATGCCTGGCGCCATGTCATGCAAGCGCTGGCTGCGCAGGGTTTTCAGGCCATTGCCGTCGATCCGCCGGGCACCGGTTTTTCGGACCGACCTGAGACGGGCTACGACACGGGTGCCATCGCGCAGACCCTGCACCGCACCATGCTGGCGCTGGGCCACGAGCGCTACCAGGTCGCGGGCCACGATGTGGGCATGTGGGTGGCCTATGCGCTGGCCAGCGACCTGCCCCAGGTCGTGCAATCGCTTGCGCTGACCGAGGCCGTGATCCCGGGTCTGGCTCCAGAGCCCAGCATCTTCGCGCCGCCCGAGCAGAACATCTTCCTGTGGCATTTCATGTTCAATCAACTGGCCGACCTGCCCGAGACTCTGATCGCGGGCCGCGAACGCGCCTATCTGGAATTCATGTTCAATCGATGGTCACTGAGGCGCGATCGCGTGGCCGTTGATACCTATGTCGACGCCTATGCGGCACCGGGCGGGCTGCGCGGCGGCTTCGCCTATTACCGGGCGATTCCCGAGACCATTCGACAGAATCGTGAGCGCGCAAAGCGCCCTCTTGGCATGCCCGTGCTGGCCATAGGCGCCGAGCACGCCACAGGCGATGCGCCGCTGACCACCTTGCGCGGGCATGCCCATGATCTGTCCGGCGTGATCGTGCCCGATTGTGGCCACTTCATCATGGAGGAGGCGGCCCAGGCCTTCATCGCCGAACTGCTGCCGTTCTTGCAAAGGACGCGGTAATCATGCCTCTGAACCCTGATATTGCCCACTACCTGCTGGAGCAGGCCCGGATGCCCCAGCCCTCGACTGCGCCCACGCTGGCGCAGTTGAGGCAGGCCACTGACATCGGACTGCGTGCACTGCATGGGCCGGCCGAACCCGTTGCGCGCACGGGAGATTTCACGCTGCGTGCGCGCGACGGCGCACCGCTGCGTCTGCGTGTGTACTGGCCGTCGGCATCCGACGCGCCCCAGCCTGCCCTGGTCTTCGCGCATGGCGGGGGCTGGTGCCTCGGCTCCATGGAGCTGTACGACAACCCCTGCCGTGCGCTCGCTGTTGCGACGGAGGCGGTGGTGATCTCGGTGGACTACCGGCTGGCCCCCGAGCACCGCTTTCCGGTGCCGCTGCAAGACTTCTGCGACGCCTTGAG
This window of the Comamonas testosteroni genome carries:
- the ltnD gene encoding L-threonate dehydrogenase; translated protein: MSNKNVGVIGLGAMGLGIAKTLRSNGFAVHVCDVRPGAAEEFAKDGGVACTSPAEVAAGVSVVVSVVVNAAQTEAVLFGEQGAAVAMQPGSTFVMCSTVDPNRSIALEARLADLGVLYVDGPISGGAAKAASGQMTMMTSATPAAYAAAGHVLDAMAGKVYRLGNKAGAGSKVKIINQLLAGVHIAAAAEAMALGLREGVDAAAIYDVITHSAGNSWMFENRMAHVLAGDYTPLSAVDIFVKDLGLVLDTARASKFPLPLAATAHQMFMQASTAGYAKEDDSAVIKIFPGINLPRAANEDQA
- the otnK gene encoding 3-oxo-tetronate kinase; this translates as MKTTDLKLGCIADDFTGATDLANNLVRAGMRVVQTIGVPKGPLDTDVDAVVVALKSRTIAAGEAVEQSLAALRWLRAQGAQQIYFKYCSTFDSTQAGNIGPVTDALMDALADVQGSDFTIATPAFPDNKRTVFKGYLFAGDVLLNESGMQNHPLTPMTDPNLVRVLQAQTRRKVGLIDHAVVARGQAAIRERIAQLKAEGVGMAVVDAVSNDDLLRLGPALADMPLVTAGSGVAIGLPANFGLAPTSHAAALPSPGGLQAVVSGSCSVATNAQVAHFIARGHPALALDPLQIAADAQGGRSVAEQALAWAREHIAGGPVLVYSTAEPAAVKAIQERLGVEHAGALVEQTIAAVARGLVEIGVRQLIVAGGETSGACVQAMDIAQLRIGGQIDPGVPWCHALSPVAPQGLHFTLKSGNFGTEDFFTKAFTMLNA
- a CDS encoding class II aldolase/adducin family protein — encoded protein: MNEDQARDEIVRVGRSLFERGYVHATAGNISVRLADGFLITPTDACLGALAPERLARLDQDGRQTGGDRASKTIALHRRIYQASSSTAAPARCVIHTHSTHLVACSLRAGPDQAELLPPITPYFVMKVGHVPHISYHRPGAAEAAEDVARAIAQYAQAGHPIRAVMLARLGPNVWHDTPAAAMALLEELEETARLCMLVPAASVKPLDMAQIDELRHTFNAFW
- the otnI gene encoding 2-oxo-tetronate isomerase, translated to MPRFAANLSMLYNDVDFLDRFAAAARDGFQAVEYLFPYAYTPTQLAALLKQHELQQVLFNAPPGNWDEGERGIACLPGREAEFRKGIDKAVEYARVLGCPRIHVMAGRVPLRADPAHVHSTYVANVRHAARQAAPHGIQILLEPINGRDMPGFFLSRQDQAHSLVAEINEPNVKVQMDLYHCQIVEGDLAMKIREYLPTGNVGHFQIAGVPERHEPDVGEVNHTYLFQLLDSMGWEGWIGCEYKPARGAAAHATSDGLGWLKTWL
- a CDS encoding alpha/beta fold hydrolase; protein product: MQAPQIPQGQSWKVRDFEFECGQTMPELRLHYATLGNPDGEPVLLLHGTLQSGAAFFGPQFGGELFGPGQPLDTSRYFLIAPDAIGTGRSCKPSDGLRTRFPRYTYGDMVRAQHRLVTEHLGICHLRLVLGNSMGGMHTWMWAQQHPGMLDIAVPMASLPTPMSGRNWMLRRMLCESIRQDPAWKGGDYAEQPPSLRLASTFFALATNGGDLALHDQAPTRAQADAIVYARLNTPLPADANDTLYQWEASADYDASRQLESIRATLLAINADDDERYPPALGLLQQAIARVPQGRMLRIPASADTAGHGTTGQARFWKHELARLLGQQ
- a CDS encoding SurA N-terminal domain-containing protein, yielding MFESIRKHSKFVMILLFLLIIPSFIFVGVNQNYFTESSQTVARVDGHDITQQDWDNAHRTESDRLRAQNPTMDAKLLDSPEARYATLEKLVRDRVLAAAAAKMHLTTPDAQLVRTLREIPAIASLQKPDGSLDAEAYKALVGSQGMTPEGFEANLRRELALNQVLGSVSSTSFTTAAQLQQAMDALYQRREIQVARFDASAFVGKVQPTEAELKAFYESHTSQFKQPEAATVEYVQLDVATVEKSIVLSEDDLRTYYKENAARLAGPEERRASHILINAAKDLPAAEREKAKAKAEQLLAQVRKDPKSFAQVAKANSQDPGSAPNGGDLGYFGRDAMVKPFEEAVFKMKQGDISDVVQSDFGFHIIELTGIKQPKVPSFEEMRPKLEADLKQQQAQRKFAEAAEAFSNAVYEQSESLKPVAEKFKLSIHKVENVTREPAPGAQGPLANKRFLEALFSADSLENKRNTDAVELAPSNLVAGRVLSYAPAHTQSMDEVGEKLKQLYVAHQSAELAKQEGKAKMAEWKAKPEAAQLPAAVEVGRDQARDLPREVLDAALRAPTNALPAWEGVDLGNAGYAVIKVNRIAQRPAQDAQVLEQQKAQFTQWSSMAEVMAYYEQLKKTFKVQIKVPRPQ
- a CDS encoding TetR/AcrR family transcriptional regulator; this encodes MLAFWQRGYEGTSMADLVQAMGIASARIYAAFGSKQALFREAIQRYESGAGCFADRALAEESLVRDALSRMLRDAATTYTEPSRPQGCMVVMAATNFAQENEEVAAWLAVHRRQRTQSIIDRLQRAMDEGELRKDADVQSLGDFYATHLHGISVQARDGVSRPRLLAASATAMGVLDQALCPALKP
- a CDS encoding sugar phosphate isomerase/epimerase family protein, with the protein product MQTIKGPSLHLAQFADDKAPFNSLEDIARWAAGVGFKALQIPAWDQRLFNVATAAQSQAYCDDVNGMLASHGLVASELTTHIFGQLVAVHPAYDAMCDSFAPEALRGNPQARTAWALEQLKCSARASRRMGLTEMGTFSGSFAWPYLFPFPQRPAGLIETAFEELARRWRPILDACDEQGVNLCYEIHPSEDLHDGTSFERFHELVGQHERCKILFDPSHFVLQQLDYLDYIDIYREHIRMFHVKDAEFLPSGRQGIYGGYSSWLERAGRFRSLGDGQVDFKAIFSKFAQYDYQGWASLEWECCLKDQEDGAREGVDFINRHIIHVTDKIFDDFAGAPVDQRQINTMLGIA
- a CDS encoding alpha/beta fold hydrolase, with amino-acid sequence MNALPSTLAHAQDDFTHDYVRIDGRRVHCITAGQGSPVLLIPGWPQTWYAWRHVMQALAAQGFQAIAVDPPGTGFSDRPETGYDTGAIAQTLHRTMLALGHERYQVAGHDVGMWVAYALASDLPQVVQSLALTEAVIPGLAPEPSIFAPPEQNIFLWHFMFNQLADLPETLIAGRERAYLEFMFNRWSLRRDRVAVDTYVDAYAAPGGLRGGFAYYRAIPETIRQNRERAKRPLGMPVLAIGAEHATGDAPLTTLRGHAHDLSGVIVPDCGHFIMEEAAQAFIAELLPFLQRTR